The following are encoded in a window of Ruminiclostridium herbifermentans genomic DNA:
- the holA gene encoding DNA polymerase III subunit delta: MSIDILKKQIKENKLQNVYLFYGAEEYLIKYYINAIQKLTVNEENSELNFITYEGKIDEESIIASCETLPIFSEKKLVIVKNSGLFKSKKGDAAGSSSKKTGNDKLSDYLKNMPSYTCLIMVEAEADKRLKLYKTISSAGLVVEFPFQKPMVLVKWVIKAFESHNKKIDQLTASYLVENSDYSMTELLNEIDKIVNYVGEKPQITMNDIESVCSKSIKSKIFDLTDAISGGDVSKALNLLNDMAALKEPMQKILFMIIRQIRMLYRIKLLKQKGVSEEMVKKQLGLTPYVAEKVMKISKGLSLSILEKAMSYSLELDESIKTGKITDRVAVELLIAAMGQ; encoded by the coding sequence ATGAGTATAGATATATTAAAAAAACAGATCAAAGAAAATAAATTACAAAATGTTTATTTATTTTATGGTGCTGAAGAGTATTTAATAAAATATTATATTAATGCTATTCAGAAATTAACAGTTAATGAAGAAAATAGTGAACTTAATTTTATTACCTATGAAGGAAAAATAGATGAAGAATCAATTATAGCCAGCTGTGAAACCCTGCCTATTTTCAGTGAAAAGAAGCTGGTTATTGTAAAGAATTCAGGCTTGTTTAAGTCAAAAAAAGGTGATGCTGCAGGAAGTTCCTCAAAAAAAACTGGTAATGACAAATTATCTGATTACTTAAAGAATATGCCGTCATATACCTGTCTGATTATGGTTGAAGCTGAGGCTGATAAAAGGCTTAAGCTGTATAAAACCATAAGTAGTGCTGGTCTTGTTGTTGAATTCCCTTTTCAAAAGCCAATGGTTTTAGTTAAATGGGTTATTAAGGCATTTGAAAGTCACAACAAGAAGATAGATCAGCTGACTGCTTCGTATTTGGTTGAAAATAGCGATTATTCTATGACTGAGCTGCTTAACGAAATTGATAAAATAGTTAATTATGTGGGTGAAAAGCCTCAAATAACAATGAATGATATTGAAAGCGTATGCAGCAAATCAATTAAAAGCAAAATATTTGACCTAACAGATGCTATTTCAGGTGGTGATGTGTCAAAAGCCCTTAATTTGCTAAATGATATGGCAGCCCTCAAAGAACCTATGCAAAAAATTCTATTTATGATAATTCGTCAAATAAGGATGTTGTACAGGATTAAGCTTTTGAAGCAAAAAGGTGTGAGTGAAGAAATGGTAAAAAAGCAATTAGGTCTTACACCATATGTTGCAGAAAAGGTAATGAAGATTAGCAAAGGACTAAGTTTAAGTATCCTCGAAAAAGCTATGAGTTACAGCTTAGAGCTGGATGAGTCTATAAAAACAGGAAAAATAACCGATAGAGTAGCGGTTGAATTGCTGATTGCAGCTATGGGTCAATAA